The DNA region GGTAGTTGGAATACTTATTCCCTTTTGTGACAGAATATCCATTCTCAGACTAAGACCTGGTCTCAGGGGTCCTCCTCACTTTGAAACTACTGAGGACCCCAAAGAGATTTGCCTATGTGGGTTTTGTCTATTAATATTTACCATATGGaagttaaaataagttttaaaaaaacttctctatttaaaaatgaagagtgCCTGTGTCCTCCCGTGCCCATCTTCGCAGCGTCTGCGATGGTGGAAGGTGGCGCGTTCTCAGGGCTGGATTCAGCGTGTGCAGCCTCCTCGGGGGGCCCCGGGACCCTGCACTGCACACGAGCGAGGCGGCAGTGGTGCCAGGGAAGTAGCTTAGATCTGGGGTCCCGGGGGCTCCCTGGACGGCTCTCTGAGGGCCGCGGCCCACGGGCTCCGCGCTCTCATTTTTCTTTGCGGAGCAGGAGAGGCATGTGTTTGCATATTCTGGTCTGTTTCTCTCAGGTCCTGAGGGTCTTGAGAGCAGGGAGCCTGTCAGGGAAGGTTGGTTGTTTCTCACACTGCCCAGGGCCGGTGGCTCAGTCTGTCGGTCAGTGCTGGGAGCCCCACCCCTTCCGGCTGTCCTTGGCAGTGAAGCTGGCCTCAGGTCTCTAATTTGGTTGTAAacgcaggcgggggtggggggggcggtggggggggtgggggaagggtctgAGTCAGCGTTAAAGTGGTGCTGATTGTGATGCTGGTCGAACAAGGAAGATGGAAGACGCTAACAttttgctttgtgaccacctagaggggtgggatagggagggtgggagggagacgcaagggggagggcatatggggatgtatgtatatgtatagctgattcacttcgttatacagcagaaactgacacaccattgtaaagcaattatactccaataaagacattaaaaaaaaaaaaaaagattgaggagCCGGACTGACCTTGTAGCCTTGGGTTTCTCAGGTGTTCTCTGGCCAGGGCCCTGGAGTGTTGTTTCTGTAATCACTGCAGTATAGGACACTTTTATGTAAATATACTAGAAGttacagaatgatttttttcccaacaatCCTCATATGATtgtcatatttgtaatttttttttaacttccacgGTCAACATGGCAATGTGAGTACGTGAgttagcattttcttttctccttctggaaacTCACAGAGGCAGCTAGGAGGATTGGAGAGGAGAGATGAAAAATTCCTTTTTCAGAGAAATAGGCAGATGTAGTTCACAGATTCTAAAATCTGTTTAAGGCTTACCCAAAGTGGCTCAGATTGGGCACAAACAGTATGGGAAGAAGTGAATGGATGTGTCCGGGTGGCGAGGACTTGGCAGAGGCAGGTCTGGACCACACCACAGACACACGTGGTCCAGGGCGAGGCCCGGCGTGGGTGGCGGAAGTTACAGGATGTGAGGGGACGTGGGGAAGGGGCTGACACAGGACTCCTGAGACCCAGGTTGTACAGAGAGGTGGGCCATGGATGGGTTCACCGAAGACTGATAGGGATGAGCCGTGTTTGAGACAACCAGCTCTCCCCGGagcagcagaggggaggggacagcaCTGGGGCAGAGAAGCGGGAAGGCTGTCCCGTCCTTCCCAGGCCTTCCCCGCCGGCCGCCGTGCCGGCATCGTGTGCTGAGAGCAGCTGAGCCCCTGACGGAGCAGGAGCCTGGGAGGCACGACGGCCAGCAGGTGCGGGAGGCGGGAGGCTGCGGGGGCAGACATGACGTGAGGCTGTCGGGGAAGGTCCGGCTCGGCTCGTGTGAGGCTGGGACGTTCAGAGGAGAGGGCACAGCAGGGTGCTGGGTGGACGCCCAAAGAGGTCCAAGAACACAAGCCGAGCCGAGCCGTCATGGGGAGGGCGTCACGGCTTGCGGCCTGCGCTCTCCTTCCCTGTCGCTCGGGGGCGTTTCCCTTCAGAGGTGATGCTCACCTGtaactacccccccccccccacagctgTTGCAGCTGATCGCAAAGTCCCAGCTGACCTCGCTGAGCGGTGTGGCCCAGAAGAACTACTTCAACGTTCTGGATAAAATCGTTCAAAAAGGTAAGGTGATGTCTGATACTTTCAATAATCTAAATCTTAATTAGAAATTCGGTGCAAGGAGATTggacttttcttttatttccccccAGTATTAATGATGTCAAATAATGTGATGGTGTCAAGGCAAGGGCAAGGGCTCGGGTTGGCTGCTCAGTTCTTGATGTTGTTATTGTTCTTTAAAAGGTGCTTTTGCATACAGAAGAACATACTGTAAtgagaaagataattttttttgttttggggccacactgtgtggcatgtgggatcttagttccccaattaGGGATCAGACccgttccccctgcagtggaagcgcggcgtcttaaccgctggaccaccagggaagtcccagagaaagGTAATTAATCCCTGAGTTTTAAAAAGACACTGTTTCATGGTTAACTAGTCACAGCTCACCTTAGCTGTATAGTGTTTCTATAATTAGCAAGGTTGTGACTTAGTTCTTAGGTATCAGATAAGcctgtaattttaatttaatgtttgtCCTGATTAGTTAGTGGCCAGTAATAAACGCAACTTTGagtttatgcatatatatgccaTTTTAAATATCCATTCTCATGATTaagtataaaagaaaacagagactgaCAGTTTTAAAGGCAAAACTGTAGACTCAACCAAAAATACACTATCAGACaatattttgaagttttaaaatctcACCATACTTGTGATATCTCAGAAATGATGCCACTTTGGAGTTGCAGTGAAATTAgatcataattttttattgtggttaaatATACATGAAATTTACCACCTTAAACACTCTTAAGTGCACAGCTCAGtggcgttaagtacattcacatcattGTGCAACGATCGCCACCATCATCTGCAGAGCTCACCTTGCAGAGCTGACACTCTGTCCCCACAAACACCAACCAGCACAACCCTCCCCCCACTGCCCAGCCCCTGGCGCCCAccgtctactttctgtctctatgaatttgactattctaaggACCTCGTATAAGGAGAATCACACAATACTTGATCATTTGTGGCTGGTTCTTATCATAAggtcttcaagtttcatccacgtCGTAGCACATGTGagaatttccttcctgtttaaggctgagtagtattctgttgtgtgtgtatatcacaCTCTGTATATCTGTGTTATCTGTTAATGGGCCCTGGGGCTGTGAAAGCAGGTCATTCTTAACAGCAGGGGTTGACTGTATCAgtggattgtttttgtttttgtttgttccagTTCTCGATGACCACCAAAACCCTCGCCTAATCAAAGATCTTCTCCAAGACCTAAGCTCTACCCTTTGCATTCTAATTAGAGGAGTGGGGAAGTCCGTTCTGGTGGGAAATATCAACATTTGGGTTTGCCGGTTAGAAACTATTCTCAACTGGCAACAGCAGCTACAGAATCTTCAGATGACTGAGGTATGCATTTCTTGGCCTACAAGTGAGTACGCTCTGTTTTTCTATTACAAACACTGTTGTTACTTCTAAGCGTATGTGCAAGACTATTACAGCTTTTccaaaggtttttttcctttacatttcataaatattaaactGTTGTAAGATGGATTCAGACCAGAAGACCCTTTAATGTGTTATAGGTGTCATTGGAAAGACGGTGGGGATGGTAATTATTAAAAAGAGCTGATCCTGTGGGTGATGAGGTGGTGAATTAATTTACCTTTACAGGAGATTAGGTATTTCAGGCTAAAATAACATTCAATGAATTAAGGCTAAATTGTATAGTGACTCTGTTCATCTGCTGTTGCTTCTCTAGGGTTGATGTGTTGTACGTTGCTTGGTGTGCGTACATGTGTTTATAGTTCAAAAGGAGCATGCAGATCACTCCAGTTGTTctgatgttttttgtttattctggtaACTAGTTTCATCAAGAAAAATGTTGACCCTGTTGACTAAAGTAAGTGTTTTAGGTTGTGTTTTATTTATCTCTGGTTGCTTTCAAAGGTGGCCTTGGAACACTGTAACTTTGGGCCATTTATTTGCTATCTAAACGTGGGATTTACAAAGAGCAATGattccctaattaaggccctgcaGTTACAAGGGACGATCTAACATCCAGCGTCCAGGCTGCCTTGGTGTGAGCGCCGCACAGACCCCACCTCGTTCCCACGGACAGGGGCTTGTGCTGTGAGGGCCACCTGCCTGAAGACACACGCACCTGGGGCGTGTCTGCTGCCCAGGCCTTGATGGACGTGGCCAGGTGCCACTGTCCCCTAGTAGCTGATGCGCGGTGACGCCTCGTCCACTGGCGAACTCGGGGAGCGTGGGTGTCAGTGGTCCGGATCCccggggaagggaagggaatgcTTGTCGCGCAGGCCCAGGCAGGGCCGCTGCTGGGCGTTATCTGGAGAgaagtggggaggaaggaggggcggCGGCCTTCCCGTCGCCTGGGCCTCAGACGTCAGCGTGAGTGCCGCGCTCCTGCGCCCTCTCACTGGAGTAAGCGCGCGGGTCCTCCCAGCAGGTGGACAGCGGCCTGACGCTCAGCGACCTTCCCGTGCACATGCTCAGCAACATCCTGTACAGGTTCTCGGATGGGTGGGACATCGTCACTCTGGGTCAGGTGACCCCGACGCTGTCCGCGCTTAGCGAGGACCGGCGGCTGTGGAAGAAGCTCTGCCAGTACCACTTCGGCGAGAAGCAGGTGAGCGTGGGCTCCGGCCCCAGCGGCCAGGCCTGGCCACTTCGGGGAATGGATGAGAATCACTTACGGGAAAGCTTGTTCTTCATGTTGAGAAAGAGCTGTGATTCTAAACACAGCCCAGAACAGAGACGCAGAACAAGAGCAGGTTCTTCCTGTCGAGGATGGGCCCCTCGTCTTTCCCGTAACTCGAGGCCTCTCTCCGGGGGACATGTCACCTCTGAGATCATGGGTGGCCATCCGCTCCCCgcacccctgccctcccaggacCGGGACTAGCCACGGGGTCCGGCGGACTCCTGTGTGTCCCCCTCATCGTTGCCCCCCTCCTCGCCCCCTGCCCCGTGTTGTTTCTGGAGGGAAGCACCGACAGCTGGGCATCCATGACACGCACGGCAGCGTGAAGGGCAGGGGACAGTCTTGGACGAGGCGGGACGCGGTCCTGCCCCAGGGAGTCCTTGCTGAGGGGACAGACATCACGTGTCTCTTCAGACACGGGCTCAGGGGACGTGTGGGGTCACGTGCCCATCCCCCAGGGGGACACGGCCACTGCGGAGGGCATGGCGGGCAGGGGCGTCCTGGCGATGAGCAGGTTCAGGCCCTGAAACGGAGAAGCACGCACTGGAGGGGGTGAGGCTGGGCGCGGCCAGGCCACGGGGCCGCCATGGTCCCCCTTCTCTGggcgttggggggggggggcgccccGGAGTGGAGTCTAATGTTCCAAGGAACCGAGCAGCTGTTTCTCAAAGTCGCCGCCCCGTCGGGCAGCCCCCGCCTGTTACTCTGAGTGTTTGGTCACAGCCTCACGGGGGGTGTGACGTGCTGCCTCCTCCCGTCCCCGATGCCTGAGGTGCTGAGCCTCTTTCCATGAGCTTGTtgcccatttgtatgtcttttcaagtcctttgcccatttcgtATTTGGATTGTCTTTCTGTTACTGAGTTGTGTTCTTTTTGTGTTCTAGTTACAAGTCCCTGTCAGATACACGATGTATGTAACTTATTTTTAGCTTAATAGTATGTCGTGGACATCATTCCAGATCAGAACCTTTAAGTCTGTTTAACAGCtgcatggtattccattgtatagattgaattatatttgaaatttaatttcaaataattgAATGTTTCATGCAGtatattgcttttaaaattgttatgCTATGAAAACCATCTGATTCTGAACAGAATTTTGTCTGTCTAGTTTTGTAGACACTTGATCCTTTCAGAAAAAGGTCACATCGAATGGAAGCTGATGTATTTTGCGCTTCAGAAACATTACCCCACTAAGGAACAGTACGGAGACACACTGCACTTTTGTCGGCACTGCAGCATCCTCTTTTGGAAGGTAAAAATTTCAGATGTGCTCTTGGAGTTTGAGGATTAAAATTTGGAGAAACAAACTATTCACCTAATggtaatggttaaaaaaaaaaaaaggcatgttgTATTTGTGATAAGATAATGATGCATCACGAAGGACTGGGGCAGGGGAACAGGTTCACAAAAGTAGAACAACTTGCGGTTGGACCTGAACATCGGGCCACCCACGCCGTCCCCTTGCACTGTGGTAGCAGGTGGGGGCCTGTCCCCGAGGGCGGTGAGCACGCTGGCTGACGCCTCGGCCCGAGTCCTGGCGGGGCTGCTTTCTGCTGTGGTCGAGGCTCAGCCTGAGATGAGGCTCAGGATCCCCCACCCTCTTCTGGAAGCCGAGGGGGGCCCCTCACCTGTCCTCCACACTCGGCCTCGGCCTCCACTGTCGGGACCCCCGAAGACGGCGCCTCCAGGGGGCTTCTCCTCACAGCCCTGTGCCTGGAGCAGAGGCGAGGCCCACCAAGGTGCCTGGGTTTCTCATGTGTTTGAGCCACACTTAGCAAGTCTGGTCCTGGGTGGAGACTGAGCCATGTCCGCAGTTGTCTGGGcccatcccctccctctctgGCTCCCTTACTCTCCTGCCCAGACTCTGATAAAAACAAGTTTCCAGGGCGGGGGAGTGGGGTGCTTCCGTGCACCTCCTCTCCGTAAAATCATTGCCATAGTTTGCCTTGAGTTTCAATTTGCTTATTAATGTTGTGAAATTTCACTAGGGAGAAAAGTGGCGAACCTGGCAGGTGGTCTGCGCCTGCCCCTCCGTGTCCTCGGGCGTGGCTGTGGGGCCGCAGGCCTTCCGCCTGGTCAACACCTTGGCtgtgtatttgttttgctcttcgTTTATCTGTAATTTGTTGCATGGATTACATGGCAGACTCTAAACTGTTGGAAGAGAAATGACTACTTTAAGCTGTTTTCATTTCAGATTATATCCGTGGTAATGTGGCTCTTTTTTAACTATAACCCGTGGTTGTGGGGTGAGAGTCCCTGTGTCAACAGAGCTTTACCTCCTGTGCTGCAGGCGAGCAGGTCCTGCTGTCCCCACTCATGACCAACAGGAGGTCACGTTATGGGTAATCTGTTGTTTTGTATTCTAGTGTGGCTTTTCCcacacaattaaaaagaaatgtgttacGTGGCTGCAGTGGCTGTTCTGTGGAACCTTGTTCCTCTGGGGCAGGGGGCACCTCGCGCTCATTCTCGCTGGCGTGCCGGCTGCGTACTGCGGGGACGCGGGCGAATCAGTCAGCGGGATGACAGTACGTAGAGCGGAGCCCTTACTGTGTGCCCTTGGTCCCAGTCACAGGGATAGAAACGCACACGCGGGCAGGTGCCCGTGGAAAACACGTGAGGAGGCATCTTCACGGCCAAGTCAGAGCAGATGAGACCGTCTGGTTGCTGCTGTGAACTGGCGCTCCTCCCCGGGGTTTTCTGTTCTGCGCAGACTGCTTTCTTCCAGAGAGAGACCAGGAGCAGTGGTGTTTCCTCCTGGGGTGCAAGTCTCCGCCCTTGCATGTGATGGGCGTTTCTCTGAGAATGCCGTTGCCGAGTGTGGGAGCCCTGTCTCTGAAGTAGTGAACAGAGAAGCACCCACGTTAGTCTCCCTGTTGTTGGTGTAAGAATGCGCTGCTGAGGCATCGAGAAGCACAGAAgttctggattttttaaaattgagaggtGATTTTTTTAGGTTTCCAGAAGAATTGGCCTGCAGATTCTTTTGTTTATGAAAATTCAGAACAAGTGTCTCCTGCTGGTCTTTTGGCTCTGAAATGTTCAGTCTTGCCTTGAAGGCTGAGCACCTCGATGTCGGTGCAGCCTCAGGCCTCAGGGCCTGGCTCGGTCCACCCATGGGGTCACATTACAGCTTTTTCTCCTAGAGGCCTTTCCAACTTTATTCTGAATCTGTgggtggaaatttaaaaaaaaaacacaacgaTGAGTCTCTGGAATTTCTGGTGGAAACTGCTTGCAGTGTCAGCTCCCGAGGAAGGCCCCCTGCGTTGCCCCAGCTGACCGGACTCTCCCCCTGGCTCGTCCCGCACCATCCCGCGGCCTCACCCCAGTTCCCAGCCTCGTGGAGCCTCCTGTCGGGGCAGACCTGCCGCGTGGAGTCGTGAAGGTTAAGCAGTGCCCTGCCCTGCACGGGGCTGGTGCTCGGAAGTGGCCCCTGCGCTGTGACTCACCTTCGCCGGCACTTTCTGCTGATGGGGAGACAGCAGCGTGACACCGTCAGATGCCACTGGGTGCTGGTGGGGACCCGCCATGGTCCGGCTCCCGCACGCTGCCAGACTCGTCCTCTTCCGCCCACGTGGGCCTGGGCTCTGACCTCTCAGCTGCCCCAGCCATCCTGTCTGTTCTGGCTTCACTCTCTGGAGTCTGGGGGTTAGTTTTCTACCTGCCTTTGTGGGGACTCCTCCAAAGTGAAAGGAGGGGAAATACTGGGCTTAAGAACTGTGCACCACGGTCTTGGAGTCACTGAGCCGAGTCACCCAGGCGAGCGCAGGTGCCCGGCTCGGGGTCCGTCTGGCTTCCGTGGGGCGGCCCTCCCGGGTCGCTGAGTAGTGACGCGAGACCGCTGTGTTCCTTCCGCCTGACCGTCCTCCAGCCGAGTTTCTCGACTTCATGGAACTTCAGTCAACACTGGGGGTTGGGTGAGTTGGAAGCTGGACAGAATGAGTCCAGTTAAAGGCTGGGAATCAGGACCccgtgtccttttttgtctcggCGTGTCCACTGCCAGGTCCACACTGCGGGTCTGTGGCCGGAGCAGGGAGGCTGCTGGCCCCAGCCCGCGCTGATGGCCAGCCCCCGTCTCCAGCGAGGGTGGGGAAGCCGGGCCAGGTGGCCGGGCCGGCAAGAGGCGAGAGCGGCAGGTTGGTGCTGACCTCGAGCTGAAAACCATGGATGAGCAGGAGGGCTCCGGGGTGCCGGGGCTCACGTGGGATCTGGTTCGTGCACTTGATTCCTCGGAGTTGACTCTCAGACGGtaaagagggagtgagggagctTCCGAGAAACCTGCCGTAAATATTTGCAGTGTAAACCGTGTGTGTCAGTGTCGCTCTGCGCACTTTCAGTGAACAGTTTCGGCGATTATTTAGCTCTGCAGCCTCATCAGTTGTCAGTCCGAGACTCGAGGAAGCGGAAACTGTGGCAGTGTCCCAGATGGCCTGCGGGTGCTGTGGCCCTTCAGGTGCCGGACGGTGCCTCTGATTCAGCTACCCGATGATTTTAGCTATTTTCGTAAATAATACACATCCAGCCTAAATGCTAAGTACAGTCTGGCTCTTCCTAATAAccctgttttcccttttttcctcccttctctgcACTCCTTCCTGACCCTTTCTCCGCCGTCTCCAAGGACTGCCGCCTTGCTTTATTACTCGAGGTACCTCCTGCTCTGCCCGCATCTGCGCGCGTCCCCAGGAGGCCGGTGCCCCTCAGGCCGCACCCTCTGCCGATGTGCGACTGGCCTGCTTGCTTCGCCACGACCGGGGGTCCCATGAGCTGCCCTGTAGACCAGAGGGAGGGTGTAGACTTGGCCGCCGGGGTCCCCGGCCTAACTGGCCCCCAGTCCCGAGGCTGCTCTGTCTCCTGACCTGAGCCCTGTTTCTGCTGCGGGACGCGGTGCTGGGCCCTCGGGTGAGTGGGGCGGGTGGTGCTGAGAGCAGGTCGCGGGGTGGACCCTGACCCACGGCGGGAGGGGAGGAGCGCGGCCAGGATGGGGGCGCAGAGCCCAGGGCTCCCTCTGGGGCCCTAACTCAGGGCGGCCCGTCTCCCCATCCACTGGAGCAGGAATTCCTTCGGGAAGTCTCCCCCGAGGAGCCACGTGGCTGCCTTCATTTTTGTAATTCTCATCGCTTGCTGTCCACGCACCTTTGTGGTGGGGTCCGGGGCACGTTTAAACAAGCAGCTGGCGACTTCTGAGCTGCATTCCCTCCAGAAACACACCCCGTATGGTAACGACCCACTCCTCCCACAGGACTCGGGCCACCCCTGCACGGCCACCGACCCCGACAGCTGCTTCACGCCCGTGTCCCCGCAGCACTTCATCGACCTCTTCAAGTTCTAAGGGCCCCGCCGCGCCGTGGCCTGGGCAGCGTGGTAGGACGTGTCCTCCGTGACTGAGCCGTGACCTGGTGCGCAGgctggagggtgtggagggaCGTGGAAAACTGCCCTGGCAGCTGCGGGCAGGAGCACctgttgtttccacctttgaAGCGGGGTCAGGGAACCCAAGGAAAATCATTTCtacttccttctttaaaaaattcatttcctcTAAGCGCATTAAAATGTGCAACTTTGCATGTTTGTGAATGTGGTTCAAAAAGCGTGTATTTTCAGCACCACATTCTGTGCTGAACTGACACTAACAGCCAAGCATATGCTTCTTAATTGTCAAATGATAGTTTCCTGATTTTGTAGTGATTGGGGGTGGGGATAGATCATTGATCCTTGTAAGGACATTGTgcagaatatttatttttcttgagatgTATTTTAACTGCATTGGT from Balaenoptera acutorostrata chromosome 21, mBalAcu1.1, whole genome shotgun sequence includes:
- the FBXO25 gene encoding F-box only protein 25 isoform X1, with amino-acid sequence MPFLGQDWRSPGWSWIKTEDGWKRCEPWTEGLEGETHRCGASHGTILNSEDEEIFNNEEHEYASKKRKKDHFRNDKNTQCFYREKWIYVHKESTRERHGYCTLGEAFNRLDFFSAVQDARRFTYVARLLQLIAKSQLTSLSGVAQKNYFNVLDKIVQKVLDDHQNPRLIKDLLQDLSSTLCILIRGVGKSVLVGNINIWVCRLETILNWQQQLQNLQMTEQVDSGLTLSDLPVHMLSNILYRFSDGWDIVTLGQVTPTLSALSEDRRLWKKLCQYHFGEKQFCRHLILSEKGHIEWKLMYFALQKHYPTKEQYGDTLHFCRHCSILFWKGEKWRTWQVVCACPSVSSGVAVGPQAFRLVNTLAVYLFCSSFICNLLHGLHGRL
- the FBXO25 gene encoding F-box only protein 25 isoform X2, whose protein sequence is MPFLGQDWRSPGWSWIKTEDGWKRCEPWTEGLEGETHRCGASHGTILNSEDEEIFNNEEHEYASKKRKKDHFRNDKNTQCFYREKWIYVHKESTRERHGYCTLGEAFNRLDFFSAVQDARRFTYVARLLQLIAKSQLTSLSGVAQKNYFNVLDKIVQKVLDDHQNPRLIKDLLQDLSSTLCILIRGVGKSVLVGNINIWVCRLETILNWQQQLQNLQMTEVDSGLTLSDLPVHMLSNILYRFSDGWDIVTLGQVTPTLSALSEDRRLWKKLCQYHFGEKQFCRHLILSEKGHIEWKLMYFALQKHYPTKEQYGDTLHFCRHCSILFWKGEKWRTWQVVCACPSVSSGVAVGPQAFRLVNTLAVYLFCSSFICNLLHGLHGRL
- the FBXO25 gene encoding F-box only protein 25 isoform X5, with amino-acid sequence MPFLGQDWRSPGWSWIKTEDGWKRCEPWTEGLEGETHRCGASHGTILNSEDEEIFNNEEHEYASKKRKKDHFRNDKNTQCFYREKWIYVHKESTRERHGYCTLGEAFNRLDFFSAVQDARRFTYVARLLQLIAKSQLTSLSGVAQKNYFNVLDKIVQKVLDDHQNPRLIKDLLQDLSSTLCILIRGVGKSVLVGNINIWVCRLETILNWQQQLQNLQMTEVDSGLTLSDLPVHMLSNILYRFSDGWDIVTLGQVTPTLSALSEDRRLWKKLCQYHFGEKQFCRHLILSEKGHIEWKLMYFALQKHYPTKEQYGDTLHFCRHCSILFWKDSGHPCTATDPDSCFTPVSPQHFIDLFKF
- the FBXO25 gene encoding F-box only protein 25 isoform X3; its protein translation is MPFLGQDWRSPGWSWIKTEDGWKRCEPWTEGLEGETHRCGASHGTILNSEDEEIFNNEEHEYASKKRKKDHFRNDKNTQCFYREKWIYVHKESTRERHGYCTLGEAFNRLDFFSAVQDARRFTYVARLLQLIAKSQLTSLSGVAQKNYFNVLDKIVQKVLDDHQNPRLIKDLLQDLSSTLCILIRGVGKSVLVGNINIWVCRLETILNWQQQLQNLQMTEQVDSGLTLSDLPVHMLSNILYRFSDGWDIVTLGQVTPTLSALSEDRRLWKKLCQYHFGEKQFCRHLILSEKGHIEWKLMYFALQKHYPTKEQYGDTLHFCRHCSILFWKDCRLALLLEDSGHPCTATDPDSCFTPVSPQHFIDLFKF
- the FBXO25 gene encoding F-box only protein 25 isoform X4 — protein: MPFLGQDWRSPGWSWIKTEDGWKRCEPWTEGLEGETHRCGASHGTILNSEDEEIFNNEEHEYASKKRKKDHFRNDKNTQCFYREKWIYVHKESTRERHGYCTLGEAFNRLDFFSAVQDARRFTYVARLLQLIAKSQLTSLSGVAQKNYFNVLDKIVQKVLDDHQNPRLIKDLLQDLSSTLCILIRGVGKSVLVGNINIWVCRLETILNWQQQLQNLQMTEQVDSGLTLSDLPVHMLSNILYRFSDGWDIVTLGQVTPTLSALSEDRRLWKKLCQYHFGEKQFCRHLILSEKGHIEWKLMYFALQKHYPTKEQYGDTLHFCRHCSILFWKDSGHPCTATDPDSCFTPVSPQHFIDLFKF